The proteins below are encoded in one region of Pseudomonas putida NBRC 14164:
- a CDS encoding NAD(P)H-dependent flavin oxidoreductase, translating to MSLPASLEQRLRLPVVAAPMFLISNPTLVLACCASGVVGSFPALNQRDSAGFKAWLEEIEAGLAQLQAPAPYAVNLIVHPTNPRLQADLALCVEHRVPIVITSLGAVKEVVDAVHGYGGLVFHDVTTRRHAEKAAEAGVDGLIAVAAGAGGHAGTWSPFALAAEIRQFFDKTLLLAGCLNHGHEILAAQLLGADLAYMGTRFIATTESQAQDAYKQMLLDAHAADIIHTPAVSGIPASFLRSSLEQAGYDMSALKGGHEQGKLKPVDDEAKAWKTVWSAGQGVGEIHDLPSASALIERLHSEYREALERCQILRARTL from the coding sequence ATGTCGCTACCTGCCTCGCTCGAACAACGCCTGCGCCTGCCTGTGGTTGCGGCGCCGATGTTCCTGATCTCCAACCCCACACTGGTGCTGGCATGCTGCGCCAGCGGCGTGGTCGGCAGTTTTCCGGCCCTTAACCAGCGCGACAGCGCCGGCTTCAAGGCCTGGCTGGAGGAGATCGAGGCAGGCCTGGCGCAATTGCAGGCGCCAGCCCCCTATGCAGTCAACCTGATCGTGCACCCGACCAACCCACGCCTGCAGGCCGACCTGGCCTTGTGCGTGGAACATCGCGTGCCGATCGTCATCACCAGCCTGGGGGCGGTCAAGGAAGTGGTCGATGCCGTGCATGGCTACGGCGGCCTGGTGTTCCACGACGTCACCACCCGCCGCCATGCCGAGAAAGCCGCCGAAGCGGGTGTCGACGGGCTGATCGCCGTCGCTGCCGGCGCAGGCGGCCATGCAGGCACCTGGAGCCCGTTCGCTCTGGCCGCAGAGATTCGCCAGTTCTTCGACAAGACCCTGCTGCTGGCCGGCTGTCTCAACCACGGCCACGAAATCCTCGCCGCACAATTGCTGGGCGCCGACCTGGCCTACATGGGCACGCGCTTTATCGCTACTACAGAAAGCCAGGCTCAGGATGCCTACAAGCAGATGCTGCTCGATGCCCACGCCGCCGACATCATTCACACCCCGGCAGTGTCCGGCATCCCTGCAAGCTTCTTGCGTTCGAGCCTGGAGCAGGCTGGCTACGACATGAGCGCCCTCAAAGGCGGCCACGAGCAAGGCAAGCTCAAACCTGTCGACGACGAAGCCAAAGCCTGGAAGACCGTATGGTCGGCGGGCCAGGGCGTCGGCGAAATCCATGATCTGCCCAGTGCCAGTGCATTGATCGAACGGCTGCACAGTGAGTACCGGGAAGCCCTGGAGCGCTGCCAGATTCTGCGCGCCCGCACCTTGTAG
- the hemJ gene encoding protoporphyrinogen oxidase HemJ, translated as MLYLWIKALHIVSVVCWFAGLFYLPRLFVYHAQSEDSTSKDRFVTMERKLYRGIMNPAMIATYVFGAWMLYLTPGWLSQGWLHAKLTLVILLTGYHHMCGAQRKRFASGNNTRSHVYYRWFNEVPVLFLLGIVILVVVKPF; from the coding sequence ATGCTTTACCTATGGATCAAAGCGCTGCATATCGTCAGCGTGGTCTGCTGGTTCGCCGGCCTGTTCTACCTGCCGCGGCTGTTCGTCTACCACGCCCAGAGCGAGGACAGCACCAGCAAGGACCGCTTCGTCACCATGGAACGCAAGCTGTACCGCGGCATCATGAACCCGGCCATGATCGCCACCTACGTGTTCGGCGCGTGGATGCTTTACCTCACCCCCGGCTGGCTCAGCCAGGGCTGGCTGCATGCCAAGCTGACCCTGGTCATCCTGCTGACCGGCTACCATCACATGTGCGGTGCCCAACGCAAACGCTTCGCCAGCGGCAACAACACCCGCAGCCATGTCTACTATCGGTGGTTCAACGAAGTGCCCGTGCTGTTCCTGCTGGGCATCGTAATTCTGGTGGTGGTCAAACCGTTCTGA